AGAGACATCAAGGAGCTGGAGGGGCATATGAACAGAAGCAAACGGGCTTTGGAAGTCAGACAGGAACTGCTTACAGAGATGACAAGTATGACGGAATGTCTTGGCAATCGAAGACAGCAAGTTGAGGGTGAGATACGACAAACTGCTGAAAGAATTATACAGATGGTACGAGAAAGTGAAGAAAAACTAATACAACAACTGAATCTGCGAGTGGCTGATAAGCAGCGAGAACTGAGGCAGCGGAGGGTAGCAATGCAAAGTTTAATAGCAGATGCCAATGATACATATCAGAGAGTGGAGCAGCAGATTAATTCCTTGCCACCAAGGAGACTTGTTGAGGAGAAAACTTCTCTTTTGGCTCAGCTCAGGGATATTGACCTCATAGAGATGACATTGCAAATACCAGAAGTGGGGGACATAAGATTTACTCCAACAATTAGTATGGCTGAGAGTGAACAACTGACTGCACTTGGAAAACTTGTGATTGGCAGTGGAAATTCTGTTGATGTGAGAAAAACAGTGCCAGACTACAATAACAGCAATGTGGAAATAAGCCCTTTTGGGACAGCTGGCAATGGTGATGGTGAATTTGTGCTTCCATGGGGTGTGGCCATACGCCAGGATGGCTGCATAGCTGTTGCTGACCATGCTAACTGCCGCATTCAAGTATTTGATAATCAAGGCATTCATGTCCAAACTGTACCTAGTAATGGATCAGAAAGAATTAAACTTCCTACAAGCATTGACTTTGATCTTGATAATAACCTCATCACTTTTGACAGCGAAAGCCATGAACTTAAAGTTCTTGATGGTCAAGGTAAGCTTATCCGGAGCATTGGAAGTGGTGAAGAATTGGGTGACAGAGTGGAGGGCATATCTGTTGACTGCGAGGGACGGATTATAGTAACAGACACATTAAAGGAGAGAGTGTTGGTTTTCCATCACAGTGGACAATTATGCCTCGAATTTGGCTCCACTGGAAAAAACAGGCTTGGACGCCCATCCTGTGCAGTGTTTGATCATGGACGGTTTATTGTGTCTGATACATTTGACCACTGTCTTAAGGTCTTCAATCGTTACGGTGTCTTTCTTCAGCAGATTGGTAGACCGGGGAAAGAGGCTGGGCAGTTTCGTCAACCAAGGGGACTAGCCGTTGATTCAGCTGGTAACATACTTGTGTGTGATGCTGGAAACTGCCGTATCCAGATCCttgattttcatggaaattttgtgCGAAGTTTTGGTGGTGTTGGTGGTGAAGTAGGCAACTTTTGTTTGCCATACTGTCTTGCTGTTGGGAATCAGGGTGAGCTGATTGTGTCCGATTGCAACAATAATCGTGTCCAGATTATCAGGTTTCCATTAAGAGAAGCTAATTCTGAATGACACAGATACAGTGCCTTCAGGTAAATAATTATGCACTCTACTGGTCATACACATATATAGATAGACCACTGTATAATGGCATGTCAGAAGTGACACTACTATTTTAAGgtttttcaaagtgaacaaGGAAAATTAACTTGTATATTCATAAAATATAATCTTGTTTGAAGGAGCTTAATCTTGTGTCTCTTGAGCAAAGACGCTTTATAGCTGATGTCACTTTTATGTATAAAGTTTTAAATGGTTATTTTAATGTAGATTTTAGTAGTTTTCTAAATTTCCTGTTTtaggatattttttaaattttgacctCACATAGTTCAAAagacacaaactctggtgtccaGCAAAATGCATGCCAGTCACACTGGTTAATTACTCCTCTTTATCTTACTTTGTCCTTGCTTTGTCATCTACAGTAACTAATCCACCAAACAAGACTTTAAATTTTCATGAGTTTTAAGGACCCACCATTAAATTCCTGTATtctccaggcctggaaaataatatttaattctaTGACTTTTCAGGTTTTCCATGTCCTGTACAAACCCTGTGATATCAAGACAACAACATTACATGTACCTGCTCTTCCCTGGCAGCTGTCTCTTGTGACTTTTCCTTCAGAAACTCATACTTGCTTTTCTAACaaaagtaataatttattttcttaaatttaacaACTAGCATGTAGATGTTGTAATCATAATGAAAGCTTTGTGATCATTGTGAAAAGGGGTAAAGGCGCACAAGATCCAAAGGCCCAAACAGACAGAACTTATCCTGGTTTCCTTATCATGAAGCATGCCTCGCAGTAtcgctactcccccctggaagGAATGCTAGTCTATCACATGGTTACCCTCCCAGCAGTAAGTCGCCAGTACCCATGACaaagacaaagtggagtaaagttcttGTGTAAAGAAACAACACGAAGTGCAAGGCTTGAACCCCAAACCTCCAGATCTGGATTTCGAGGTGTTAAATGCTCAGCCACACACACCTCCACATTGCGATCATTGTACATTGGTGTAATACAATGTTCCTTTTGAGTACATAAGGCAGTGTTAACTGACAAAAGTCTAAGAGGCTGTTCATTACTCAGACTGACAATTACTGAAGGCCAGCTATGCTAGCAATCAGACTGATTTGTTTTGGTGGCTTTCTTTGCAAtgccaaaggaaaaaaattatcttgatcttaaaaaaaggtttttggtTGCATGTGGGATGTGTAACTTTCATGCACACAGTAGCTAGAcgttgtttttttaacaaacagTTAGTATTTGTATTTTGCTGAAAATGAAAACACCTCAAAGTAATTAAAGCCCGATAAAAGAGTGTTTAGtgaattttttctctttgatgAGAGCCCTTTTAGAAGCAAATGTTGATTTGTAGTGGTAGATATTTGTCTGGATATCATTAGAATTTTAAATTAACATAACTGTTAAATAGTGATGCCACTAAAATGGGAGCAAAAATTAGGTCGCTATCGTAAATGATCTGATTTTtgataaaatgaattttaaagactttttaagaGCTGTACTTCTATTGAGGTCACAATTTTGCATAAGAGGAGTGCAAATAGATTAATAATTTGTGGGTTCACACTAGGCACTAAGTCTGTCTTAGCCTAAGTCAAGCCAAGTCACCCTAAGTCCGCTTAAGCGTTCAGACATATCTACAAGACAAATTCTTTCTGTGCAAAGCTGTCATCATTAACGATAAAAATAACAGATAAGGTAACTAACATCATAAATGTGGCGAGGTAGTCACGATCCATTTTAGCGAAGAAGTTGAGATCAAAATGAGACCGAGAAGCCGTAAAATCGCTGTAATTGCGACTTTTGtctgtttattaaatttacaaAGGTTGATCAGCCAAATAACCTTACAAAATCTTATGTTCCTTCGTGAAGGAATGACGGAAGATTTTGTTGAAGAGCGTGAAAGCCTGCTTTTTCTGACCGCCCTACTTTTGAGCGTTCACCGAAGACGAGGTGAACGTTCACGCGAAGACGAGGTGAAACCAAACTTTAGAATGGAACGTGAAACGTTTGACGAGCTTTGCCGAATTCTTCGTGGTGATCTGACGAGACGGGAAACGAGATTGAGAAAGCCTGTGTCTGTAGAGAAGCGTGTAGCTGTTGGTGTTTGGAGACTTTCCACGTCGCATAAGGTAAAAAGTCGGTAGCGTAATTGCCTTCTAACGTTTCGTCCCCTCGGCGATGCATCTTCAGTTAATTTTGTTCTTGAGAAGAAACTGTGTCgtgatttctttgcttttggcGCCTAACGCAGGAATCTCTATCTGATAAAACCCacgattttgaattttttttgctatcAGGTTTCTTAAGTCAGCCTTAAGTCATGTTTGAAACAGACTTAAGAATTGCTTGAGTCGTTTGAGTTTGCCGACACTAAGACAGAAATCACGCTTCTGTGACTTAGCGGTTCATACCTGTCATTTTCACTAAGTCGACTTAAGAGATTACTAAGTCAGACTTAGTGGTCTAATGTGAACCCAACTAATATTCTCTTTTGTTTGCTGAAGCAATGTACTGAAATGACAAGAAAAAGTGGCAGTTGCTTATAATATTGTTGCTTAACCTATTAAGATTTAGGACCAGCATCTAACAAGATTAGTGTACACATATTTTAGaataattaaaacatttgaCATGGCTCAGCAGTACTTGCACACTAAGTGGAAAGAACAGATGTAGAgtttgcaataattattttgtgATTCGTTCTGTGGCAAATTTTATTAGTTTGTAGAATTAAAATCACACGGAAAGATGAATAACATATGTTCTGTTTTAACCTTGTCTTTTAAGGATGAAAGCCTCTGTTCCAAAAGGTCAAGTTTCTCCTTCAAGACTTTGTGATCTGTggaattttataaaatttattttatgcAGTTAACACGCACTTTATATAATAAGAATCAGTCAGGGTTCGAGATTTATGGTCTTCCAGTCATCAGAAATGACCAgatcagggttgtcactaagatttcaagttgccgggtaaatacaacaagtaggcggggaatcaaacagctagaggtttcttttggttccatttttcttctattttcctatgaaagtagccagggggcATGTTCATaatagccgggggaaatccccagaGCCCAGCTCTTTATGACAGCCCTGCCAGATATTAAAGATAACGACAGCTGGCTGACCATGgattctattgtttctagtagAGTTCATTTTAGATGCCAAGATCTGCCCACAGTCTTGCAAGTCAGCCTGAATCCAGGTTCATATGTCAGTCAAACCTTTATAATTGAGATGAGGTTCTTATTTCATTCAGGGGTTTTTGGGAGTTTTTTTCACACAAGAACTACACTAGAGCTGGATTTTTCTGTAAAAGGATGACCGTCGGCAACTCATTGAATGTTAGACAAGTACAACCAGTATATACATGTATGGATGCTTTGCCTTGTGAGATTTAACCATTAATTTTAAACACTGAACATTTTTATTGTCTATTTTATATCTTACTAGTGCATAGAGTTTCAGCTGAGTCATCTAAATCTGTTTCCAGTTTCTCAGTTGTCTCTTTAACttcctttctttccttcatCATGTTTGCTTGATATTCTACGACGAAAACAACACCCAGCTTTTATAACAGAAAATTTAAATCGATTATTATCCTTATTTCATGGTAATTTGTCATGTTCCAGTCTTCAATGACAAAGGTTACTTTAACTTGAGGCTTCAgtaaataatttacaaaaaaaaagggtgCTGTGTATCCTCCTTTTTAGGAAACTTGACCAGAAAATGTCAAGTCAATCCTGTCTTTGTTTGAGGGCAGCATTAAGGAAATGTATTCATGTTTAGTTTAACTGAATTTGACTGGCTATTTTTGCTATACGATCACTCCACCAGGTTTTACTACTGCTGTTTGGAGTTTCATAATATCTGTTTTGTTCCAGACTTTGTGTGATTCATTTCATACATTTTGTACTCGTGAAATGCAACCAATGGAAATAAATATTAGAGTTGTGACCAGTCAAAAGGCATACTACCGGTACATAAGAATGCATAAAAAGACAGCAGTAAAAGATCCCATACATTTTAATAAATGTAGCTAATGGAAGCCTATCACTAACTAACTGGCTTTTAGTTATACTCATCTACTATTGGTGAAATGTCACAACTCTTGGAATGATAAATTAGTAAATCATTCAATTGTTTTATTTCATACAATATCAAAATTCACTATTAAATAATCAATATGGTGGCATAGTACTATGACTAAAAGTATACAAAATAACTTTTTGCTTTATCTTACTCAGCATTTTACCTGTGATTTCCATGCTGTCTGTGGAAAACCAGTCTTCCTTTGACAAATTTTCCAGGAAGCATGATTGGGTTTGTAACCTGGCCAACTTTGTCTTCAGACTTGCAAGATGATTCTGTTTGAAATATGTTGGACAAGAAAACTTTGGTAACCCTTTATGTCTTAAATGGGTCTCAAGCCCCCACTTTACAGGATAAGAATTGGTTTATTATGGCAACCCAATAGTGTGGTAGGGATCTCTGGCATAATTTAGGGGTGTTTTGACTTTTCACACCCCAACCCTTACATTTTTACAATCTAAGGCTAAAAATTGGTTTTACTAGGGTTCAGAAAATGTCTCACCCCATTGTCTGGGACAAAAGGATTTTTTTATAGGGCAATTCAAGGAACTTTTCAGGCTTGCTTGCATGATGGGCAAAAGGCTCAGGCAATCATCTCTTACTTTTGCACCCCTTCCCAGAAAATCCCAGGGACAAGTCCAGCTTCGCTGGTTCATGAGTAGAGAATTGCTACAAGTTATCTTGTACTGCCCCAGGCAAAGATGTTCTTGGTGTATTTTAAAGAGTCAAGTCTCAATCAACAGTTAGTGCTTTGGCATGCAGACAACTCatcatacagtcaaacctcttgaCAATACCTGCTTTAGGGATAGAGAGATACATGTAGGTAGTAGAGAGGTGGTCATTTTAGAGAAGCTAAAACCAAATAGGGAGGGGGGAGTACTTTAgtgtgttatgattttaaattatttggataaagtcgatgtacataggactgtataagactccaaataaagcattgtcttgtcttgtcttgtctcgCTGTTACCCTGGAATCCTTAGCCCACAACAgacctacaatcttggacagataAAATGGAGCATAAACAGCAAACCCACATAGGATGAAGCCTAGGAGTGAAGGGCAAAATGTGTCAATTTGCCATCTTTGATTtggggaggagggaggggaaggggggtctaaattttccattttattttgtccaagattgtggaatctgctgattttttttttaccctaaacTAGACTAAACTCCAAAATTCCTTCCTATCCTAGGGTCACTATTTTCTAGAAACTACAGAGGTCACCAGCAcattccagccaaaacaaaagcTTACTAAGTTGCAGGTATAAGAAGATTAAATTtgccaatttcatttttttcattgtcaGTTCCCAGTTTCCCTAGTTTAGGCTTAAATCTTTAACCAGGTTTCGTGGAAAataataccctattctagacccaattTCTCTGATTTCTATACCCTATCCCACATGCACTAGTCTATAAAACTGTTTGAAACGTACCATACCCTTAATAGCGTCACCAGCTTTTTGGTTAGGCCTAGGGGTACACTTCATCgaatcttattattattttagaatAAAGTGGTCTATTATAACATTAGAACCAACTTTACCTTATGCTTTTCAAGTTGTAATTCGGTATTGGTGTCCTGGCCAACATTAACCTGGAGCGATTTGACGTTGCTGTGGTTTGAGATATCTTGAAGAATcctgcaaaaaattaaaacaaactcaTGATCTTATACCATAGTTAAGACAAAAAGTATCATACTTCAGTATCACATAGCATCAAGACTGTCTTTTTAGATAGCCGTGTGAGAATATTTAATCTAAATACCTTTCAATATCTTCAAGCTGGGAAGCCATTTTGTTTTCGTTCAAAACTGACCGCAAAAAATTATGAGACTGCAGTTATTTCAGCCAGCGGAAAATAGTCATTACCAGACTCCTTCCGACTGACTCGGCTTTCTTTTCGCTTCGCTGGTTTGTTGATCTTCCATCTTCTTGACAGGCTATAGTTTCACGGAAAGATCGCATGGATGGGAGCTCGGGCATGATGAGCTCTTTCATTAGCCAGGATGCAGAAACAGGAAGCCAGGTATCTGCACCTGGCACCAGTGCAAGTCCCCTTTTACAGTCGTCTTCAGGAAATTTCCGTTCTTTTTCCCCGTCTCGTCGTCTCTTCTGCCTCTTGACCGCATTCGATTTTCTTTCCGCTTTATTTATTTGGATTTTGCGCGCACATGTGAGTATTATATCCTTTTCTTTTGCTTACAAAATTTAATTCGT
The sequence above is a segment of the Porites lutea chromosome 3, jaPorLute2.1, whole genome shotgun sequence genome. Coding sequences within it:
- the LOC140930505 gene encoding E3 ubiquitin-protein ligase TRIM32-like isoform X1, with the translated sequence MSWIRDQDHLSRVLEEELKCPVCLEEFVEPKCLSCSHTVCLQCLRNMAENNVDYVRCPTCRYETDIRFPGGIDLLPTNYIATSLITGKERTRDIKELEGHMNRSKRALEVRQELLTEMTSMTECLGNRRQQVEGEIRQTAERIIQMVRESEEKLIQQLNLRVADKQRELRQRRVAMQSLIADANDTYQRVEQQINSLPPRRLVEEKTSLLAQLRDIDLIEMTLQIPEVGDIRFTPTISMAESEQLTALGKLVIGSGNSVDVRKTVPDYNNSNVEISPFGTAGNGDGEFVLPWGVAIRQDGCIAVADHANCRIQVFDNQGIHVQTVPSNGSERIKLPTSIDFDLDNNLITFDSESHELKVLDGQGKLIRSIGSGEELGDRVEGISVDCEGRIIVTDTLKERVLVFHHSGQLCLEFGSTGKNRLGRPSCAVFDHGRFIVSDTFDHCLKVFNRYGVFLQQIGRPGKEAGQFRQPRGLAVDSAGNILVCDAGNCRIQILDFHGNFVRSFGGVGGEVGNFCLPYCLAVGNQGELIVSDCNNNRVQIIRFPLREANSE
- the LOC140930505 gene encoding E3 ubiquitin-protein ligase TRIM32-like isoform X2; amino-acid sequence: MSWIRDQDHLSRVLEEELKCPVCLEEFVEPKCLSCSHTVCLQCLRNMAENNVDYVRCPTCRYETDIRFPGGIDLLPTNYIATSLITGKERTRDIKELEGHMNRSKRALEVRQELLTEMTSMTECLGNRRQQVEGEIRQTAERIIQMVRESEEKLIQQLNLRVADKQRELRQRRVAMQSLIADANDTYQRVEQQINSLPPRRLVEEKTSLLAQLRDIDLIEMTLQIPEVGDIRFTPTISMAESEQLTALGKLVIGSGNSVDVRKTVPDYNNSNVEISPFGTAGNGDGEFVLPWGVAIRQDGCIAVADHANCRIQVFDNQGIHVQTVPSNGSERIKLPTSIDFDLDNNLITFDSESHELKVLDGQGKLIRSIGSGEELGDRVEGISVDCEGRIIVTDTLKERVLVFHHSGQLCLEFGSTGKNRLGRPSCAVFDHGRFIVSDTFDHCLKVFNRYGVFLQQIGRPGKEAGQFRQPRGLAVDSAGNILVCDAGNCRIQILDFHGNFVRSFGGVGGEVGNFCLPYCLAVGNQGFPCPVQTL